A window of the Helianthus annuus cultivar XRQ/B chromosome 4, HanXRQr2.0-SUNRISE, whole genome shotgun sequence genome harbors these coding sequences:
- the LOC118491659 gene encoding uncharacterized protein LOC118491659, protein MDSESSKRSTRSQKHKETKPDDDFEELYNPKPLQIVQPGEPIPTFDNEPLHPIPLKVVRPTKKEYYMSPKFWNEVAIWGPSYTNHPTSGGEPSDPIKEEIDEKPEISVVQPKKEEDDEKQKIPILQPKHEEDEEKPIISVKNFGRK, encoded by the exons ATGGATTCAGAGA GTTCTAAGAGATCTACAAGAAGCCAGAAGCATAAAGAAACAAAACCTGATGACGATTTCGAAG AGCTGTACAATCCCAAACCACTACAAATTGTACAACCAGGAGAACCAATCCCTACTTTTGATAATGAACCTTTGCATCCCATTCCACTAAAAGTTGTAAGACCAACAAAAAAGGAATATTATATGAGTCCGAAATTTTGGAATGAAGTAGCAATCTGGGGGCCAAGCTATACCAATCATCCTACTTCTGGTGGTGAACCTTCAGATCCCATAAAAGAAGAGATTGATGAGAAACCTGAAATCTCAGTTGTACAACCcaaaaaagaagaagatgatgaaaaacaAAAGATCCCCATCCTACAACCTAAACATGAAGAAGATGAGGAAAAACCTATAATCTCAGTCAAGAATTTTGGAAGGAAGTAG
- the LOC118491453 gene encoding uncharacterized protein LOC118491453, whose amino-acid sequence MAEKITRDSLEHFCRGIIDVYGARYLRTPTWEDLQKIYEVHNAEHGLPGMIGSIDCMHWRWDNCPTAWRGQHTRGDQKGPTIILQAVASQDLWVWSAYFGVVGSCNDINVFEQSPLLEEWISGKAPKASFYANENYYPHGYYLSDGM is encoded by the exons ATGGCGGAGAAAATAACACGAGACAGCTTGGAACATTTTTGTCGCG gtataatTGATGTGTACGGTGCGCGTTATCTTAGAACGCCTACATGGGAGGACCTTCAAAAGATCTACGAGGTACATAATGCCGAGCATGGTTTGCCTGGTATGATCGGGAGCATAGATTGCATGCATTGGCGTTGGGATAACTGCCCGACTGCATGGCGAGGCCAACACACACGTGGTGACCAAAAAGGCCCCACTATTATTCTTCAGGCGGTTGCTTCacaggacctttgggtttggtcggcttactttggcgtggtcgggtcatgcaatgatatCAATGTTTTTGAACAATCGCCGTTGTTAGAAGAGTGGATTTCTGGCAAAGCTCCAAAAGCGTCGTTTTACGCAAATGAAAACTACTACCCTCATGGATATTATTTGAGCGAcggt ATGTGA